The Humulus lupulus chromosome 3, drHumLupu1.1, whole genome shotgun sequence genome window below encodes:
- the LOC133822413 gene encoding GEM-like protein 5: MSGTEPHQSSPQPKQEAEPESHNPTTPPSTEDAKKWGTHVMGAPASPGVHPDNKKAALWSAGDDQQVYHQPYVQYDPIEKPSTNPFEPVINIFNSWSAKTETIARNIWHNLKTGPSVSKVAWGKVNLTAKAITEGGFESLFKQIFATEPNEKLKKTFACYLSTSTGPVAGTLYLSTARLAFCSDRPLFFHAPSGQEAWSYYKVVIPLGNIEKVNPVTMKENLPEKYIQVVTSDGHDFWFMGFVSFEKASHHILSSVSDFRAGNYTGQPVAST, encoded by the exons ATGTCAGGAACAGAACCCCACCAATCATCTCCACAACCAAAACAAGAAGCTGAGCCTGAGTCTCATAATCCCACCACTCCTCCTTCGACCGAAGACGCCAAGAAATGGGGAACCCACGTGATGGGAGCACCAGCCTCCCCCGGCGTACACCCAGATAATAAAAAAGCCGCCTTGTGGAGCGCCGGCGACGACCAACAGGTGTACCATCAACCGTACGTGCAGTATGATCCGATCGAAAAGCCCAGCACCAACCCCTTTGAACCAGTGATAAACATCTTCAACTCTTGGAGCGCCAAGACCGAGACCATTGCCCGCAACATCTGGCACAACC TGAAAACTGGACCGTCGGTGTCGAAAGTTGCGTGGGGGAAGGTGAATCTTACGGCGAAAGCGATCACAGAAGGGGGATTTGAGTCCCTGTTCAAGCAGATATTCGCAACTGAGCCGAATGAGAAGCTTAAGAAGACCTTTGCTTGTTACCTTTCGACATCCACTGGGCCTGTTGCTGGTACCCTTTATCTATCCACAGCTCGTTTGGCTTTCTGTAGTGATAGGCCTCTGTTTTTCCATGCTCCCTCGGGACAAGAAGCTTGGAGCTATTACAAG GTTGTAATACCATTGGGGAACATAGAAAAAGTGAACCCAGTGACGATGAAGGAAAATCTGCCAGAGAAATATATTCAGGTTGTTACCTCAGATGGGCATGATTTCTGGTTCATGGGTTTTGTTAGTTTTGAAAAGGCATCACATCACATCTTGAGCAGTGTTTCAGATTTCAGGGCTGGAAATTATACAGGGCAGCCTGTTGCTTCTACTTGA